From Vicugna pacos chromosome 6, VicPac4, whole genome shotgun sequence, a single genomic window includes:
- the THTPA gene encoding thiamine-triphosphatase isoform X1, translated as MAQGLIEVERKFIPGPGTEERLQELGAVLEHRVTFRDSYYDTPELSLMRADHWLRQREGSGWEFKCPGATSVSGPHTEYMELTAEPAIVAQLCEVLGGEVLGAGGVAAALGPLGLQEVASFVTKRSAWKLVLSGADEEEPPLRVDLDTADFGYAVGEVEALVHKEAEVPTALRKIHSLSSMLGVPAQETAPAKLIVYLQRFRPQDYQRLLEVYGSREKPQGTKDPDMRLG; from the exons ATGGCCCAGGGCCTGATTGAAGTGGAGCGAAAGTTCATTCccgggcctggcacagaggagcgGCTGCAGGAGTTGGGGGCCGTCCTGGAGCACCGGGTCACTTTCCGAGACAGCTACTATGACACCCCTGAGCTGAGCCTCATGCGGGCTGACCACTGGCTGCGGCAGCGAGAGGGTAGTGGATGGGAGTTCAAATGTCCCGGAGCAACAAGTGTCTCCGGCCCCCACACTGAGTACATGGAACTCACAGCTGAGCCTGCAATTGTGGCCCAACTCTGTGAGGTGCTGGGAGGTGAGGTCCTAGGGGCTGGAGGTGTGGCTGCTGCTCTGGGCCCGCTGGGGCTGCAAGAAGTAGCTAGTTTTGTGACTAAGCGGAGTGCCTGGAAACTGGTGCTATCTGGAGCTGATGAAGAGGAGCCACCGCTCAGGGTGGACCTGGATACAGCTGACTTTGGCTACGCTGTGGGTGAGGTAGAGGCCCTGGTGCACAAAGAGGCTGAAGTCCCAACCGCCCTAAGGAAGATCCACAGCCTCAGCAGCATGCTCG GTGTACCAGCACAGGAGACTGCACCTGCCAAGCTGATTGTGTACCTACAGCGCTTCCGGCCTCAGGACTATCAGCGCCTGCTCGAAGTGTATGGCTCCAGAGAGAAGCCACAGGGGACTAAAGATCCGGACATGAGACTGGGCTAG
- the THTPA gene encoding thiamine-triphosphatase isoform X2, with the protein MAQGLIEVERKFIPGPGTEERLQELGAVLEHRVTFRDSYYDTPELSLMRADHWLRQREGSGWEFKCPGATSVSGPHTEYMELTAEPAIVAQLCEVLGGVPAQETAPAKLIVYLQRFRPQDYQRLLEVYGSREKPQGTKDPDMRLG; encoded by the exons ATGGCCCAGGGCCTGATTGAAGTGGAGCGAAAGTTCATTCccgggcctggcacagaggagcgGCTGCAGGAGTTGGGGGCCGTCCTGGAGCACCGGGTCACTTTCCGAGACAGCTACTATGACACCCCTGAGCTGAGCCTCATGCGGGCTGACCACTGGCTGCGGCAGCGAGAGGGTAGTGGATGGGAGTTCAAATGTCCCGGAGCAACAAGTGTCTCCGGCCCCCACACTGAGTACATGGAACTCACAGCTGAGCCTGCAATTGTGGCCCAACTCTGTGAGGTGCTGGGAG GTGTACCAGCACAGGAGACTGCACCTGCCAAGCTGATTGTGTACCTACAGCGCTTCCGGCCTCAGGACTATCAGCGCCTGCTCGAAGTGTATGGCTCCAGAGAGAAGCCACAGGGGACTAAAGATCCGGACATGAGACTGGGCTAG